A region of Candidatus Roizmanbacteria bacterium DNA encodes the following proteins:
- a CDS encoding carboxypeptidase regulatory-like domain-containing protein, translating into MNLVPMGVVNAAPNAVAITVMPVTTAPEAFTMDVQLTTPPAGGLESFRLVLDIPADLTIVGVTKTGTAMDGGLIQHSVSGNQLTVAGAIATPINTANAVIVKLQLEILQITDDIEYTISGVGRVNEVDLLPGAVTSGIARIEMVDLTGTLTSWDGKDVAGAHVTLTGATTSLDTTTDASGTYALRVGKVENQTESFVWGEPIETDTYISEQDASEALKTAVGTSSCPTQAGDITGNGEVTEQDAANFLQIALDPASYTPQVTFVPNDVSLPNFRTDRVQDSTSYILGDCSGNYSWLSGVTGGMVMSIAAPTATVEGDTITLNFPDAESTKFYLDGLPEDSKLEVAIYDLARSAEVNAMAATRGNIVVVAAAEAGFIVEVKVMSSNQQPVVLSLRGRTNESAYTEWGVVNVTPSQRLEYVFLPAMMR; encoded by the coding sequence ATGAACCTCGTCCCGATGGGTGTCGTAAACGCAGCGCCGAACGCTGTTGCGATCACCGTCATGCCCGTCACAACTGCTCCGGAAGCTTTTACCATGGATGTCCAGCTGACCACGCCTCCGGCTGGTGGACTCGAATCGTTTAGGCTCGTGCTGGATATCCCGGCCGACCTGACGATCGTCGGTGTCACCAAAACCGGAACAGCCATGGATGGAGGGCTCATACAGCACTCCGTGAGTGGCAACCAACTCACCGTGGCCGGCGCAATCGCCACACCGATCAACACTGCGAACGCTGTCATCGTCAAACTGCAGCTTGAAATCCTGCAGATCACCGATGATATCGAATACACAATCAGCGGTGTGGGTCGTGTGAACGAAGTGGATCTGCTGCCCGGCGCAGTCACCTCAGGTATCGCCAGGATCGAAATGGTCGATCTGACCGGTACTCTTACCAGTTGGGACGGCAAAGATGTCGCAGGAGCACATGTTACTCTCACCGGTGCAACGACCTCTTTGGACACAACCACGGATGCTTCCGGTACCTATGCACTACGTGTCGGTAAGGTAGAAAACCAGACGGAAAGTTTTGTCTGGGGTGAACCTATCGAAACCGATACGTACATCAGCGAGCAGGATGCTTCAGAAGCTTTGAAAACTGCAGTCGGAACGTCAAGTTGCCCCACGCAGGCCGGCGACATCACCGGGAACGGTGAAGTCACAGAGCAGGATGCAGCTAATTTCCTGCAGATTGCTCTTGATCCCGCAAGCTACACACCACAGGTGACCTTCGTACCCAATGACGTCTCTTTACCGAACTTTAGGACTGATAGGGTACAGGACAGCACTTCGTACATCCTCGGGGACTGTTCTGGGAATTACTCGTGGCTTTCGGGCGTCACCGGCGGTATGGTCATGAGCATCGCTGCTCCGACCGCCACTGTTGAGGGCGATACCATCACTCTGAACTTTCCCGACGCTGAGTCCACGAAGTTCTATCTGGATGGTTTGCCTGAGGATTCCAAGCTCGAGGTCGCGATCTACGATCTGGCCCGCTCAGCTGAAGTAAACGCAATGGCCGCTACACGCGGCAATATTGTCGTTGTCGCCGCTGCCGAAGCAGGCTTCATCGTGGAAGTGAAAGTCATGTCCTCTAATCAACAACCCGTCGTCCTCAGTTTGCGCGGACGCACCAACGAGTCAGCGTATACTGAATGGGGTGTTGTGAACGTGACTCCTTCACAACGGTTGGAGTACGTGTTCCTTCCCGCAATGATGCGGTAA
- a CDS encoding helix-turn-helix transcriptional regulator — translation MGSQEQLAKILKNARIKANMTQAQVAEKADIHVNYYARIERGEVNPTVDVVDSIAKALKIKLKFPLENR, via the coding sequence ATGGGTTCACAAGAACAACTAGCAAAAATACTAAAAAATGCTCGAATAAAGGCCAATATGACTCAGGCGCAAGTAGCTGAGAAGGCGGATATTCATGTAAATTACTATGCTCGTATTGAGCGTGGAGAAGTTAATCCTACTGTAGATGTTGTAGATTCAATTGCTAAAGCGTTAAAAATTAAATTGAAGTTTCCACTAGAGAATCGCTAA
- a CDS encoding nucleoside deaminase has protein sequence MSTKTSPTSFISWEEIKPFLDIEKNKDFLENIDSKTLQLILDENSKSHVVESVLKMLKKREPENATQEYAEELAELMKKTALNFLEEKDKQYLKLAVEQARKSVDKGGFPAGAIVVKDGKIISEGISIGYLINDPTSHAETASMREACQKLETSDLTGSTLYASLHPCLMCFSVANWSGISRIVYGCRKTEDMVQKRYYEGVTDVSKVNEENTRKIEIVCIPDYELEMLDLIKVWEDKFLT, from the coding sequence ATGAGCACAAAAACGTCTCCTACTAGCTTCATTTCTTGGGAAGAAATTAAACCATTTCTCGATATTGAGAAAAACAAAGATTTTCTTGAGAATATTGATTCTAAGACACTTCAATTAATATTAGATGAGAATAGTAAATCTCATGTAGTAGAGTCTGTTTTGAAGATGCTTAAAAAAAGAGAGCCCGAAAATGCTACTCAAGAATATGCAGAAGAACTTGCAGAACTTATGAAGAAAACAGCCCTAAATTTTTTAGAAGAAAAAGACAAGCAGTATTTAAAATTGGCAGTAGAGCAAGCAAGAAAATCTGTTGATAAGGGCGGCTTTCCTGCCGGTGCTATTGTTGTAAAAGATGGCAAAATTATCTCTGAAGGTATTAGTATTGGATACCTTATAAATGATCCTACGAGTCATGCTGAGACTGCATCAATGAGGGAGGCTTGCCAGAAACTAGAAACCTCTGATCTAACTGGATCCACTTTATATGCATCTCTGCATCCTTGTCTTATGTGTTTTTCAGTAGCTAACTGGTCGGGTATTTCTAGGATTGTATATGGATGTCGTAAAACAGAAGATATGGTACAGAAGCGATACTATGAAGGGGTTACAGATGTAAGCAAGGTTAATGAAGAAAATACCAGAAAAATTGAAATAGTTTGTATTCCAGACTATGAACTAGAAATGCTTGATTTAATTAAAGTTTGGGAAGATAAATTTTTAACCTAA